In one window of Microscilla marina ATCC 23134 DNA:
- a CDS encoding OmpA family protein, which translates to MNKIKHKIIVMGCLLASLGFVTSCSSNFKLGKKKYDLHEYHEAIKYFEKAEASGHPKKETHFYIAESYRMSNQMRKALPFYQKAIEARSREDEARFHYAECLKFMGKYKEAHVLYEKYAKTGKNYKLRKKARTEIKNLEKLESMVKEEHHYTVTNCEGLNTKSAEFSPMIHKGKMVFTSARKETVFKGNGAAYLGIYAHDFNHPTKFTGEAKLYEDDIHHETEHDASPTFARNGSFMIFARSGNKKKGRRTTDLFISRRQADGTWGEAELLEISSDKAWDACPSISPDGKRLYFSSDRKGGAGGNDIWVANLTSSGRAYGVRNVGRQINTNHSEKFPYVDNKGKLYFSSTGHWGLGGLDLFVATRRNGKVEVKNMGVPFNSPADDFGIIYNTDSTGYFSSDREGGKGGDDIYHFLDQTPKTKTFNYFLAIDVAVEDTVTQEDIPLPGSKVEVYEGTIASIKKGSKPIHIFTADAKGHVKEFPVKVKTDYVIKAGNNVSKVQYITNEEEYSMLGREADQDDPKYKKAVNDIHLQTTVYLKPVLGYEFEAIIFYDFARWEIRPDAAKELDERVLTFLKNNPKLIVELGSHTDARGTDQNNLILSQKRAKSAVDYLISKGIDPDRIKAKGYGETDLKIKEAKTEEEHQANRRTTVKVLGIMSE; encoded by the coding sequence ATGAACAAGATCAAGCACAAAATAATTGTAATGGGGTGCCTGTTAGCCTCATTAGGCTTTGTGACGAGCTGTAGTTCTAACTTTAAGCTTGGCAAAAAAAAATATGATCTTCATGAATACCACGAAGCCATCAAATATTTTGAAAAAGCTGAAGCCTCAGGACACCCCAAGAAAGAAACACATTTTTATATTGCTGAGTCTTACCGTATGTCAAACCAAATGCGTAAAGCACTCCCTTTTTACCAAAAAGCTATAGAGGCTCGCTCACGCGAAGATGAAGCACGCTTTCATTATGCTGAATGCCTTAAGTTTATGGGTAAGTACAAAGAAGCGCATGTATTGTATGAAAAATATGCCAAAACAGGCAAAAACTATAAGCTGAGAAAAAAAGCCCGTACAGAGATAAAAAACCTGGAAAAGCTCGAAAGTATGGTAAAAGAAGAGCACCATTATACCGTTACTAATTGTGAGGGGCTCAACACTAAAAGTGCTGAATTTTCTCCAATGATCCATAAAGGTAAAATGGTATTTACCTCAGCCAGAAAAGAGACTGTATTCAAAGGCAATGGGGCTGCTTACTTAGGTATTTACGCCCACGACTTTAACCATCCTACCAAATTTACTGGTGAAGCAAAGCTATATGAAGATGACATTCACCACGAAACCGAACACGATGCATCGCCTACTTTTGCCCGTAATGGCTCGTTTATGATTTTTGCCCGAAGTGGCAACAAGAAAAAAGGCAGACGAACCACTGATTTGTTTATTTCACGCCGTCAGGCAGATGGCACTTGGGGAGAAGCTGAATTGCTTGAAATTAGTTCAGACAAAGCCTGGGATGCTTGCCCCTCTATCTCACCTGATGGCAAACGTTTGTATTTTTCGTCTGACCGCAAAGGAGGTGCTGGTGGAAATGACATCTGGGTAGCCAACTTAACATCCTCGGGAAGGGCTTATGGAGTCCGGAATGTGGGCAGACAAATTAACACTAATCACAGCGAAAAGTTTCCTTATGTAGATAACAAAGGTAAGCTTTATTTTTCGTCTACCGGGCATTGGGGTTTAGGGGGACTAGACCTGTTTGTTGCCACTCGCCGAAACGGTAAAGTTGAGGTGAAAAATATGGGAGTACCCTTTAACTCCCCTGCCGATGATTTTGGTATTATTTACAATACTGACTCTACCGGTTATTTTTCGTCTGACCGTGAAGGTGGCAAAGGTGGAGATGATATTTATCATTTCTTAGACCAAACTCCTAAAACTAAAACATTCAATTATTTTCTTGCCATTGATGTAGCTGTAGAAGATACTGTAACTCAGGAAGATATTCCATTGCCAGGCTCTAAAGTAGAAGTATATGAAGGTACCATTGCCAGCATAAAAAAAGGGAGCAAGCCAATCCATATCTTTACAGCAGATGCCAAAGGACACGTCAAGGAGTTTCCAGTAAAAGTAAAAACTGATTATGTAATTAAAGCTGGCAATAATGTAAGCAAGGTACAATACATTACCAACGAGGAAGAGTATAGTATGTTGGGACGTGAAGCTGACCAGGATGATCCCAAATACAAAAAAGCTGTCAACGATATTCATTTACAAACCACTGTGTACCTTAAGCCAGTATTGGGTTATGAGTTTGAGGCCATTATCTTTTATGATTTTGCCCGTTGGGAAATTCGCCCGGATGCAGCCAAAGAGTTAGACGAGCGAGTACTTACTTTCTTGAAAAACAACCCAAAACTTATTGTAGAACTAGGCTCTCATACTGATGCCAGGGGTACAGATCAAAACAACCTGATCCTTTCGCAGAAACGCGCTAAGTCAGCGGTAGATTATTTAATCTCAAAAGGGATTGATCCTGACCGTATCAAAGCTAAAGGTTATGGAGAGACTGACTTAAAAATAAAAGAAGCCAAAACCGAAGAAGAACACCAGGCAAACCGTCGTACTACCGTCAAAGTACTTGGTATAATGAGCGAATAA
- a CDS encoding c-type cytochrome: MVPFTQKIVRLFNLLIITILALLCALIILIFKVQTEPLPGCATQDKLATYPPNCIPTPTFTNSEQALFTQGKVLFNNNCEPCHNPGAVVIVGPGLKGILDRRSIDWLASWVQNSQKVIASGDLYAVKLYNKYGKTTMQSFGLTTSEIKAVLFYVGNYGSKEVVCIDSLSTSENTRD; this comes from the coding sequence ATGGTACCATTCACGCAAAAGATTGTCCGCTTATTTAACCTTCTTATAATAACGATCTTGGCTTTATTATGTGCTTTAATCATACTCATATTTAAGGTGCAAACTGAGCCTTTGCCAGGTTGTGCTACACAAGACAAACTAGCAACATATCCTCCCAATTGTATACCTACTCCTACTTTTACAAATAGCGAACAAGCATTGTTTACTCAGGGAAAAGTTTTGTTTAATAACAACTGTGAACCCTGCCATAACCCCGGAGCTGTTGTAATAGTAGGCCCTGGTTTAAAAGGTATACTAGATAGGCGTTCAATAGACTGGCTTGCTTCTTGGGTACAAAACTCGCAAAAAGTAATTGCCAGTGGCGATCTTTATGCGGTAAAACTATATAACAAATATGGTAAAACTACCATGCAAAGTTTTGGTCTCACGACTAGCGAAATCAAAGCAGTTTTATTTTATGTAGGCAACTATGGTAGTAAGGAAGTAGTATGTATAGATTCGTTGTCTACATCGGAAAATACAAGAGATTAA
- a CDS encoding c-type cytochrome has protein sequence MIPFIEKLSQIFTLIALSVAGLIVTLVNVDVKETAPSRGCGTVSEYSYQDTVQLSGTVSVGKTLFYNNCMQCHSAGADVIVGPGLKGILDRRSIDWLIPWVQNSQKVIASGDPYAIKLYNKYGKTTMQSFDLTADEIKAIFAYVQSYKQAVYYLSEVVVCQ, from the coding sequence ATGATCCCATTTATCGAAAAACTCTCCCAAATTTTTACCCTGATAGCCCTTTCAGTGGCGGGTTTAATAGTGACCTTAGTTAATGTAGATGTAAAAGAAACAGCACCAAGCAGGGGGTGTGGAACGGTGTCAGAGTATAGTTACCAAGATACTGTGCAGCTTTCAGGAACTGTTAGTGTAGGCAAAACCTTGTTTTATAATAACTGTATGCAATGCCATAGTGCTGGCGCTGATGTAATAGTAGGTCCTGGCTTAAAAGGTATACTAGATAGGCGTTCAATAGACTGGCTCATTCCTTGGGTACAAAACTCGCAAAAAGTAATTGCCAGTGGCGATCCTTATGCGATAAAACTGTATAACAAATATGGTAAAACCACCATGCAAAGCTTTGATCTCACAGCTGATGAAATCAAAGCAATTTTTGCGTATGTACAAAGCTACAAGCAAGCAGTCTATTACTTGTCTGAAGTAGTAGTGTGTCAATAG
- a CDS encoding c-type cytochrome produces MKKVNLLPITLLFIILYATACTSGPSSQETKNTTNNSPGVSKVQKPDSLTQVYNLGKRLYNNSCLPCHTTSSERTVGPGLKGIFERRSVDWVMRWIHNSQKMIADGDPYAVKLYNEYNKTAMQSFSYKGKDMHALLFYIANVNRGDKPYISLDKLPRIKD; encoded by the coding sequence ATGAAGAAGGTCAACTTATTACCAATTACTTTACTTTTTATTATACTTTATGCGACGGCTTGTACCTCTGGACCGTCGTCTCAAGAAACTAAAAACACCACCAACAATAGCCCTGGTGTATCTAAAGTACAAAAACCAGATAGTTTGACTCAAGTGTATAACCTAGGAAAAAGACTGTATAATAATAGTTGTTTGCCATGTCATACTACCAGTAGTGAACGCACAGTAGGACCTGGCTTAAAAGGTATATTTGAAAGGCGCAGTGTAGATTGGGTGATGCGTTGGATTCATAATTCGCAAAAAATGATTGCCGATGGTGACCCTTATGCTGTGAAATTGTACAATGAATATAACAAAACTGCCATGCAAAGCTTCAGTTACAAGGGCAAAGACATGCATGCCCTGTTGTTCTATATAGCCAATGTAAACCGAGGTGATAAGCCCTACATTTCTTTAGATAAATTGCCCAGGATAAAAGATTAA